Proteins encoded within one genomic window of Aurantiacibacter spongiae:
- a CDS encoding copper resistance system multicopper oxidase: MSTLPLSRRHLLGAGTFGIGALAMPAWARGGAINDSAIRAGFDEVSGTSIDLTVGEGMRTVQGRRGRGIAVNGSVPGPLLRLKEGTSVRLNVRNTLDHDSSVHWHGLLVPFYLDGVPGVSFPGISPGETFTAEFPVRQAGTYWWHSHSALQEQAGHYGPIVVDPAGPDPVEADRDYVLLLSEFTPLDPHTIMKKLKKGEGYFNYQQTSWTDDYPLDAGQRLMWGRMRMMATDILDVTGSTYTYLANGHGPEEGLEFAFSPGERVRLRVINGSAMSFFNVRIPGAVMHVVAADGQNVRPVPVEEFQIGTAETYDIVVEPVGEAMTIVAEAMDRSGMAVATLARRPGARAAIPPLREPPLLTVADMGMNHGSGAGDMEGMDHAAMGHDMPAMTTAPEPMGGMDMGGMSMRDTSLLPPTVKVGPGIDMVAMNPVDRMGDPGIGLDRVGHRVLTYNDLVSLVRNDDPRTPSRMLEIHLTGNMERYMWSFDGKKYSAVSDDPIRFAYDERVRVKLVNDTMMAHPIHLHGHFFELVNGAPEGFQPQKHTVIVQPGGFVQFDLTADEPGDWAFHCHLLYHMHSGMFQVVSVAEPGGVG, from the coding sequence ATGTCCACTTTACCGCTTTCACGCCGCCATCTTCTCGGAGCGGGAACCTTCGGTATCGGAGCGCTGGCGATGCCGGCCTGGGCGAGGGGGGGTGCCATCAACGACAGCGCGATCCGCGCGGGCTTCGACGAAGTTTCCGGTACCAGCATCGATCTGACCGTCGGGGAGGGCATGCGGACCGTTCAGGGTCGCCGCGGCCGCGGAATCGCGGTCAACGGCAGCGTGCCTGGCCCGCTTCTCAGACTCAAGGAAGGCACGAGCGTTCGCCTCAACGTCCGCAATACCCTCGATCACGACAGTTCTGTTCACTGGCACGGCTTGCTTGTCCCCTTCTATCTCGACGGCGTGCCGGGCGTCAGCTTCCCCGGGATTTCGCCGGGAGAAACGTTCACCGCGGAATTCCCCGTGCGGCAGGCCGGTACGTATTGGTGGCACTCGCATTCGGCCTTACAGGAGCAGGCCGGTCATTACGGCCCGATCGTCGTCGATCCCGCGGGGCCGGATCCGGTCGAAGCGGATCGCGACTATGTGCTGTTGCTGAGCGAGTTCACGCCGCTCGATCCGCACACGATCATGAAGAAGCTCAAGAAGGGGGAGGGGTATTTCAATTACCAGCAGACCAGCTGGACCGACGACTATCCCCTGGATGCAGGGCAGCGTCTGATGTGGGGGCGGATGCGGATGATGGCGACTGACATCCTCGACGTCACCGGATCGACCTACACCTATCTCGCCAACGGGCACGGCCCCGAAGAGGGGCTGGAATTCGCCTTTTCTCCGGGAGAGAGGGTTCGCCTTCGCGTGATCAACGGCAGCGCGATGAGCTTTTTCAACGTGCGAATACCCGGCGCGGTAATGCACGTCGTTGCCGCCGACGGGCAGAACGTACGGCCCGTTCCGGTGGAAGAATTTCAGATTGGCACGGCCGAAACCTACGACATAGTGGTCGAACCGGTGGGCGAAGCCATGACCATCGTCGCCGAGGCCATGGACCGATCCGGCATGGCCGTCGCGACCCTCGCCAGGCGGCCCGGTGCGCGTGCGGCAATCCCGCCTCTGCGCGAACCGCCACTGCTGACCGTGGCCGACATGGGAATGAACCACGGCAGTGGCGCCGGCGATATGGAGGGCATGGATCACGCCGCCATGGGGCACGACATGCCGGCGATGACCACTGCGCCGGAACCGATGGGCGGCATGGATATGGGGGGCATGTCCATGCGCGATACCTCGCTGCTGCCGCCAACCGTAAAAGTCGGTCCGGGCATTGACATGGTGGCCATGAACCCTGTCGATCGCATGGGCGATCCGGGTATCGGGCTCGACAGGGTGGGCCACCGGGTGCTGACCTACAACGACCTCGTCTCGCTTGTCCGTAATGACGATCCGCGCACCCCTTCGCGGATGCTGGAAATTCACCTCACCGGCAACATGGAACGGTACATGTGGTCGTTCGACGGAAAGAAATACTCCGCCGTCAGCGACGATCCCATTCGCTTCGCCTACGATGAGCGCGTGCGGGTCAAGCTGGTGAACGACACCATGATGGCTCACCCCATCCACCTGCACGGCCATTTCTTCGAACTCGTAAACGGTGCTCCCGAGGGGTTTCAGCCACAAAAGCACACGGTCATCGTTCAGCCGGGCGGATTCGTGCAGTTCGATCTCACGGCCGATGAGCCCGGCGACTGGGCGTTTCACTGCCACCTTCTCTACCACATGCATTCGGGGATGTTCCAGGTCGTCAGCGTCGCGGAACCGGGAGGGGTCGGGTAA
- a CDS encoding metal-sensitive transcriptional regulator, protein MPTTDQTKIVNRLRRIEGQVRGVAQMVEDDRYCIDILNQLQAVKAALGRAESEILKRHASCCVAEAIASGDPAEQQQKFGELVDLFERAKR, encoded by the coding sequence GTGCCAACGACCGATCAGACCAAGATCGTAAACCGTCTGCGCCGTATCGAGGGGCAGGTGCGCGGTGTCGCACAGATGGTCGAGGATGACCGGTACTGCATCGACATCCTTAACCAGCTTCAAGCCGTGAAGGCAGCCCTCGGCCGGGCGGAGAGCGAGATCCTGAAGCGCCATGCCAGCTGCTGCGTTGCAGAGGCGATTGCGAGCGGCGACCCCGCCGAGCAGCAGCAGAAATTCGGCGAACTGGTCGATCTTTTCGAACGCGCAAAGCGATGA
- a CDS encoding DUF411 domain-containing protein, producing the protein MIGTIRAALFRRAIGSALLLGTGLTACAAQAASVTMYRDPGCGCCLGWADHMEHGGRHDVAAVDHPDMAAIKAEHGVPIELRSCHTATVDGYVIEGHVPAADVERLLDRRPAGVTGLAVAGMPVGSPGMEQGGRHQPYQVIAFGPAGRALWASYPETAA; encoded by the coding sequence ATGATCGGCACCATCCGCGCGGCGCTTTTTCGACGCGCTATCGGCAGCGCCCTGCTGCTTGGCACGGGGTTGACGGCGTGCGCCGCGCAGGCGGCATCCGTCACCATGTATCGTGACCCCGGCTGTGGCTGCTGTCTCGGCTGGGCAGACCACATGGAACACGGCGGAAGGCACGACGTCGCAGCGGTCGACCATCCCGACATGGCCGCGATCAAGGCGGAACATGGCGTGCCGATCGAATTGCGATCCTGCCATACTGCCACTGTCGATGGCTACGTGATCGAGGGGCATGTTCCTGCTGCCGATGTCGAGCGTTTGCTCGACCGACGCCCTGCCGGGGTGACCGGTCTCGCCGTCGCCGGAATGCCCGTCGGATCGCCCGGAATGGAACAGGGCGGGCGTCATCAACCTTATCAGGTCATAGCCTTTGGTCCCGCCGGGCGGGCCCTATGGGCCAGCTATCCGGAGACCGCAGCATGA
- a CDS encoding glutaredoxin, whose product MSDRRQTKTATVYRMVMPDHVCPYGLKTVDLLKREGYAIEDHHLETREETDAFKEKHGVATTPQTFIGGKRIGGYDDLREHFGKSVQAEDETTYQPVIAIFAVAFLLAMAITWYVFDALLTVQTLEWFVSLSMALLALQKLQDVRSFSTMFLNYDLLARRWVRYGFVYPFGEALAGILMVAHALPIISVPVSLFIGTVGAISVFKAVYIDKRELKCACVGGSSNVPLGFVSLTENLFMIGMGLWMGARALGWITV is encoded by the coding sequence ATGAGCGACCGCCGCCAAACCAAGACTGCCACCGTCTATCGGATGGTCATGCCCGACCACGTTTGCCCCTATGGGCTCAAGACCGTCGATCTGCTGAAGCGGGAAGGTTACGCGATCGAGGACCACCACCTCGAAACGCGAGAGGAAACCGACGCCTTCAAGGAAAAGCACGGTGTCGCGACGACCCCGCAGACCTTCATCGGTGGCAAGCGCATCGGCGGCTATGACGATCTGCGCGAGCATTTCGGCAAATCGGTGCAGGCCGAAGACGAAACCACTTACCAACCGGTTATCGCGATCTTTGCGGTCGCCTTCCTTCTGGCCATGGCAATCACCTGGTACGTTTTCGATGCGCTGCTGACCGTGCAGACTCTCGAGTGGTTCGTCAGCTTGTCGATGGCGCTGCTCGCCCTCCAGAAATTGCAGGACGTGCGCAGCTTCTCGACGATGTTCCTGAATTACGATCTCCTGGCGCGTCGCTGGGTACGGTACGGCTTTGTCTATCCCTTCGGCGAGGCACTGGCAGGTATCCTGATGGTCGCTCATGCCTTGCCGATCATATCGGTCCCGGTTTCTCTGTTCATCGGAACGGTCGGCGCGATCAGCGTCTTCAAGGCGGTCTACATCGACAAGCGGGAACTGAAATGCGCCTGCGTCGGCGGCAGCTCGAACGTGCCGCTGGGCTTCGTGTCGCTGACCGAAAACCTGTTCATGATCGGCATGGGCCTGTGGATGGGTGCCAGAGCGCTTGGCTGGATCACCGTGTAA
- a CDS encoding DUF305 domain-containing protein — protein MVATSTVIMFFLMYTNTYDADQIFWSETRFWMMFVMGAMMMVVMLLFMWGMYRDRKKNFIILAVAAVVFALGLWLVRSQTTVDDEEYMAAMIPHHSIAIMTSERASLKDPRVRKLAHDIILAQRREIAQMKYLIADIEENGVRRSERLPAGLAGATSASDPDPSSREGAAQ, from the coding sequence ATGGTGGCGACGTCGACAGTCATCATGTTCTTCCTGATGTACACCAACACCTATGACGCCGATCAAATATTCTGGAGCGAGACGCGCTTCTGGATGATGTTCGTCATGGGCGCGATGATGATGGTCGTGATGCTGCTCTTCATGTGGGGCATGTATCGGGACCGAAAAAAGAACTTCATCATCCTGGCGGTAGCCGCGGTCGTCTTCGCCCTGGGTCTCTGGCTGGTCCGGAGCCAGACCACTGTGGATGACGAGGAGTACATGGCCGCGATGATACCGCACCATTCCATTGCCATCATGACCAGCGAACGCGCGAGCCTGAAGGATCCGCGGGTACGCAAGCTCGCCCACGACATCATCCTCGCGCAGCGACGCGAAATCGCGCAGATGAAATATTTGATCGCCGATATCGAGGAGAACGGCGTGCGAAGGTCGGAGCGGCTGCCCGCCGGTCTTGCGGGGGCGACATCCGCGTCCGATCCGGACCCGTCCTCTCGCGAAGGAGCGGCGCAATGA
- a CDS encoding DUF6692 family protein: MKISHLIAVSGTLALAACNQNTAIGNDREAALDPPAAAAPIEPAETALANIATALVKPETMTDADIAALGGTSGRCVFTFTEVGFPAFVYRPGEQGFLKLNGRIIPLSATGADRFVSGGLVVATRFVDETGNAGLQAMEILVVPPQAGDELGYRGYTTCAKP, from the coding sequence ATGAAGATTTCGCACCTGATCGCCGTCAGCGGCACGCTTGCCCTGGCGGCCTGCAACCAGAACACCGCGATCGGCAACGACCGGGAAGCGGCGCTTGACCCGCCGGCAGCGGCCGCACCAATCGAGCCGGCGGAAACCGCTCTGGCGAACATCGCGACCGCGCTCGTCAAACCCGAAACCATGACCGATGCAGACATCGCCGCCCTTGGTGGAACCTCGGGACGGTGTGTGTTCACTTTCACCGAGGTCGGCTTTCCAGCTTTCGTCTATCGTCCGGGCGAACAGGGTTTCCTGAAGCTCAACGGAAGGATCATCCCGCTATCCGCCACGGGCGCGGATCGCTTCGTCAGCGGCGGGCTTGTCGTCGCTACGCGTTTCGTTGACGAAACCGGCAATGCCGGATTGCAGGCGATGGAAATCCTCGTCGTTCCTCCGCAAGCGGGCGACGAGCTGGGCTATCGCGGCTACACGACCTGTGCCAAACCCTGA
- a CDS encoding enoyl-CoA hydratase/isomerase family protein encodes MSDAVKYQARDDAIAIITIDRPEQRNALGREVREGLFAAWDRFEKDDRARIAILTGAGDKAFCAGGDLKEMVETKLRVPPRDMFPVPYDNIELTKPTIAAVNGAALAGGWMIAQACDLCVASTGAKFGITEVKVGRGSPWAAPLIHMIPQRIMMEIILTGKPITAQRAYEIGLVNRLAEPAELMTAAITLAHEVLEGAPLSVKAGRETVMLATEMGRSAALQAARAVHEITYTSEDAQEGPRAFAEKRKPEWKRR; translated from the coding sequence ATGTCCGATGCCGTAAAATATCAAGCCCGCGATGACGCGATAGCCATCATCACGATTGACCGCCCCGAGCAGCGCAATGCGCTGGGCCGGGAGGTGCGCGAAGGGCTGTTCGCGGCGTGGGACCGGTTCGAGAAGGACGATCGCGCGCGCATAGCTATCCTCACGGGGGCGGGCGACAAGGCTTTTTGTGCCGGTGGGGATCTGAAGGAGATGGTGGAGACGAAACTGCGGGTTCCCCCGCGGGACATGTTTCCCGTACCCTACGACAATATCGAATTGACCAAGCCCACCATCGCGGCGGTCAACGGCGCGGCCCTGGCCGGCGGCTGGATGATTGCCCAGGCCTGCGACCTTTGCGTCGCGAGTACCGGGGCGAAGTTTGGCATCACCGAGGTAAAGGTGGGGCGCGGTTCTCCTTGGGCAGCTCCGCTTATCCACATGATTCCACAGCGGATCATGATGGAAATCATCCTGACCGGAAAACCGATTACCGCCCAGCGCGCCTACGAAATCGGACTCGTCAACAGACTGGCCGAACCGGCGGAACTGATGACCGCCGCAATCACGCTCGCCCACGAAGTGCTGGAGGGTGCGCCGCTATCGGTGAAGGCCGGGCGCGAGACGGTGATGTTGGCGACGGAGATGGGGCGCAGCGCCGCCCTGCAGGCTGCCCGTGCCGTGCATGAGATAACCTATACCAGCGAAGACGCGCAGGAAGGCCCGCGTGCCTTTGCGGAAAAGCGCAAACCCGAATGGAAACGCCGCTAG
- a CDS encoding acetyl-CoA hydrolase/transferase family protein yields MNAKSAAELDLTCVLKPGDAIVMGQACGEPGDLVEALIRQAEELTGITLFIATSFSGDLTPDFAARIGVSSMGAIGALRNLAKTGRLQIIPVHVSQVAPLITAGILPCDVAMVQLSPADETGRHSCGLISDYVTAAVAKARLVVAEVNSRVPFTCGESVAASDIDVLVESDRAPVEVQGTTITQADQAIARHCAEYIGDGSVIQIGVGGIPDAVLRLLGDRKDLGVHSGMLGDGIVDLAEAGIVTNARKEIDRGVSINGALIGSRKLFDWAHRNNTIRMCATNYTHDAAVLGKLSRLVTINSAVEIDLTGQVNAEQAGSAYLGGTGGQVDFVRAGARSSGGAAITALGATARNGTLSKIVEKFDGPVTTARSEVDVVVTEFGRAELKGQTLAERARRLVAIAHPDFREDLSRAARDIERRGY; encoded by the coding sequence GTGAACGCGAAGTCGGCGGCCGAACTCGACCTGACCTGCGTTCTCAAACCGGGGGATGCCATCGTCATGGGGCAAGCCTGCGGGGAGCCGGGCGACCTGGTTGAGGCGCTGATCCGGCAGGCGGAGGAGCTCACCGGCATAACGCTGTTCATCGCCACGAGCTTTTCCGGCGACCTCACGCCCGATTTCGCGGCTCGAATCGGCGTGTCGAGCATGGGCGCGATCGGCGCTTTGCGGAACTTGGCGAAGACCGGGCGGCTTCAGATCATTCCCGTGCATGTCAGCCAGGTCGCGCCGCTCATCACCGCCGGCATACTCCCCTGCGATGTCGCCATGGTGCAACTGAGCCCGGCGGACGAGACCGGGCGGCACAGTTGCGGCCTGATAAGCGATTACGTCACCGCGGCGGTCGCGAAAGCGCGGTTGGTCGTGGCCGAGGTCAATTCGCGGGTGCCCTTCACGTGCGGAGAGAGCGTGGCCGCTTCGGATATCGACGTGCTTGTTGAAAGCGATCGCGCTCCGGTGGAGGTGCAAGGAACGACGATAACACAAGCCGATCAGGCGATTGCAAGGCACTGCGCCGAGTATATCGGGGACGGCTCGGTGATCCAGATCGGTGTGGGTGGTATCCCCGATGCGGTCCTGCGTCTGCTGGGCGACCGGAAGGATCTCGGCGTACATTCGGGAATGCTCGGAGACGGTATCGTCGATCTGGCAGAGGCGGGTATCGTGACGAATGCGCGCAAGGAAATCGATCGGGGCGTGTCGATCAATGGCGCGCTTATCGGTTCGCGAAAGCTGTTTGACTGGGCGCATCGCAACAATACGATCCGGATGTGCGCGACGAACTATACCCACGACGCGGCGGTGTTGGGAAAACTGTCACGGCTGGTCACCATCAATTCCGCCGTCGAGATCGATCTGACAGGACAGGTGAATGCAGAGCAGGCCGGCTCCGCCTATCTCGGCGGTACGGGTGGGCAGGTGGACTTCGTGCGCGCCGGAGCACGGTCCAGCGGCGGAGCGGCCATCACTGCCCTGGGCGCTACCGCCAGAAATGGCACTCTCAGCAAGATCGTCGAGAAGTTCGACGGTCCCGTGACTACCGCGCGTAGCGAGGTGGATGTCGTCGTCACGGAATTCGGCCGGGCGGAACTCAAGGGCCAGACGCTTGCCGAGCGTGCGAGGCGGCTCGTCGCGATTGCGCATCCCGACTTTCGCGAAGACCTGTCGCGCGCCGCGCGCGACATCGAGAGGAGGGGATACTGA
- a CDS encoding HpcH/HpaI aldolase/citrate lyase family protein: protein MTDLKQRPMRSWLFSPGDSERKMTKCAKSAADIAIFDLEDAVSIENKAAARQMVHDFLSGYEGDANRIFVRINPLDGPYALLDLAAIMPAKPGGIMLPKAQGRHDVETLDKYLEALEVANDIERGTTPVIVLVTETAESMFRCGDFKDAPRLVAMTWGAEDLADAIGASSNRDESGGYSHTYEMARSLCLLGASSANIAPVETIEGNFRDLEGLRKRAERVRRDGFRGMLAIHPAQVAVINEAFTPGADEIAEAHEIVALFDANPGAGAIGYKGRMLDRPHLARARHLLATAESR, encoded by the coding sequence ATGACCGATCTGAAACAACGGCCGATGCGCTCTTGGTTGTTCTCTCCCGGCGACAGCGAAAGGAAAATGACGAAGTGCGCCAAGAGCGCTGCCGATATCGCGATCTTCGATCTGGAAGACGCCGTCTCCATCGAGAACAAGGCTGCCGCGCGGCAGATGGTGCATGATTTCCTTTCCGGCTACGAAGGCGACGCCAACCGTATCTTCGTGCGCATCAATCCGCTTGACGGACCTTATGCCTTGCTCGACCTCGCTGCGATCATGCCGGCGAAGCCCGGTGGCATCATGCTGCCGAAGGCCCAAGGCAGGCATGATGTCGAGACGCTGGACAAGTATCTCGAGGCCCTCGAGGTCGCGAACGACATCGAACGCGGTACCACGCCGGTTATCGTGCTCGTGACGGAGACTGCCGAAAGCATGTTCCGCTGCGGTGACTTCAAGGATGCGCCGCGCCTCGTGGCGATGACCTGGGGGGCGGAAGATCTTGCCGACGCTATCGGAGCGAGTTCCAATCGCGACGAGAGCGGCGGATACTCCCACACCTATGAGATGGCTCGAAGCCTGTGCCTGCTTGGCGCATCGAGCGCGAATATAGCACCTGTCGAAACCATCGAGGGCAATTTCCGCGATCTCGAGGGTCTGCGCAAACGTGCCGAGCGCGTGAGACGCGACGGCTTTCGCGGAATGCTCGCCATCCATCCGGCGCAGGTCGCCGTCATCAACGAGGCCTTCACCCCGGGCGCAGACGAAATTGCCGAAGCACATGAGATCGTCGCCCTGTTCGACGCGAATCCGGGGGCGGGCGCAATCGGCTACAAGGGCCGGATGCTCGACCGGCCGCACCTCGCTCGCGCGCGGCACCTTCTGGCAACGGCAGAAAGTCGGTGA
- a CDS encoding mannitol dehydrogenase family protein, translating into MRLSPDTLAGRGGVATQPSYDRSQNAGIVHFGIGAFHRAHQAWYTDACLAAGERDWMTTGVSMRSARVANQLNPQGGLFTLTERSRDGEETRAIGAVQGVLIAGRDRSAIAQRLARPECHVASFTVTEKGYCRASDGSLDRELARAGFYPLLTDALMQRRQAGRSGLTLLSCDNLSGNGSQLGRLMRDWLAGEAPGMVDWFDANCSTPDSMVDRIVPATTERDIASLEDRIGLRDEGAVFTEPFSQWIIADDFAGARPRWDDHGAKIVTDVTPYETAKLRMLNGAHSLLAYAGLDAGHKFVHQAIANPVLRGQTLALMREEAAPTIAAGEGQNLTGYADALIARFENPGLDHRLFQIAMDGSQKIPQRWLETLAIQRERGRRCPVILQGIGHWLLHVRGDRRPVEDPLADRMRALWRQAGVGGIVNAIFGRGGLLASQWQPDRIEAETIRGVLLSESSL; encoded by the coding sequence GTGAGATTGTCTCCCGATACGCTCGCCGGCCGGGGCGGCGTGGCGACGCAACCTTCCTATGATCGCTCCCAGAACGCGGGCATCGTCCATTTCGGCATTGGCGCGTTCCACCGCGCGCATCAGGCGTGGTACACCGACGCGTGCCTCGCCGCGGGGGAGCGCGACTGGATGACAACCGGTGTTTCCATGCGCTCGGCGCGGGTGGCGAACCAACTCAATCCGCAGGGCGGCCTGTTCACGCTGACCGAACGGTCTCGCGATGGAGAGGAAACCCGCGCGATCGGGGCAGTGCAGGGCGTTCTGATCGCGGGGCGAGACCGGTCAGCGATCGCGCAGCGACTGGCTCGGCCCGAATGTCATGTCGCGAGCTTCACCGTAACCGAAAAGGGCTATTGCAGAGCGTCCGACGGCTCGCTCGATCGCGAACTGGCGCGAGCGGGGTTCTATCCGCTCCTCACAGATGCGCTGATGCAGCGCCGGCAGGCAGGCCGAAGCGGGCTTACCCTGCTGAGTTGCGACAATCTTTCGGGTAACGGATCGCAACTGGGCCGGCTAATGCGCGACTGGCTTGCTGGCGAAGCCCCGGGCATGGTGGACTGGTTTGATGCCAATTGCAGCACGCCTGACAGCATGGTCGATCGCATCGTTCCAGCGACGACCGAGCGCGACATCGCCTCGCTCGAGGACCGTATCGGCCTTCGCGACGAAGGGGCGGTTTTCACCGAACCGTTCAGCCAGTGGATCATCGCGGACGATTTCGCCGGGGCGCGGCCGCGTTGGGACGATCATGGGGCAAAAATCGTTACCGACGTTACGCCCTACGAGACCGCGAAGCTGCGGATGCTGAACGGTGCGCATTCGTTGCTCGCCTATGCCGGCCTCGATGCGGGGCACAAATTCGTCCACCAGGCGATTGCCAATCCGGTCCTGCGCGGGCAAACCCTGGCTCTCATGCGAGAGGAGGCCGCCCCCACGATCGCAGCCGGAGAAGGCCAGAATCTGACTGGCTATGCCGACGCGCTCATTGCGCGGTTCGAAAATCCGGGGCTCGATCACCGGCTATTCCAGATCGCGATGGACGGTAGCCAGAAGATTCCGCAGCGCTGGCTGGAAACGCTTGCGATCCAGCGTGAACGTGGTCGCCGATGCCCGGTCATCCTGCAGGGAATCGGCCACTGGCTGTTGCATGTAAGAGGGGATCGGAGGCCGGTCGAAGATCCCCTGGCAGACCGTATGCGGGCATTGTGGCGGCAGGCCGGAGTGGGCGGTATTGTCAATGCGATCTTCGGGCGCGGCGGGCTTCTTGCATCGCAGTGGCAGCCCGATCGGATCGAGGCGGAAACGATCCGCGGCGTCCTTCTGTCCGAAAGCTCGTTGTAG
- the uxaC gene encoding glucuronate isomerase → MTTRPLHLHPDRLLPANATVRTIARGLYDSVRDLPIVSPHGHTDPRWWARNDCFANATDLLLVPDHYLFRMLYSQGVRLEELGVPDATGRSSADPRTAWRTFAENYHLFRGTPSRIWLDWVFAETFGIDVRLDGETADFYFETITAKLATDAFRPRALFDRFGIEVIATTEGPLDTLEHHAAIRDSEWTGRVITAYRPDAVVDPEFEGFADNLGALSDLTGEDCGTWRGYLDAHRQRRAFFKKMGATSSDHGHPTPRTADLPDTDAAALFDRVKGGDASSADAELFRAQMLTEMAGMSRDDGLVMQIHPGSFRNHNRQLFDRFGRDKGADIPVQTEYVDALRPLLSRHGNARDLSIILFTLDETAYSRELAPLAGHYPCLKLGPAWWFHDSPEGMRRFRRRTTETAGFYNTVGFNDDTRAFLSIPARHDLARRIDCGFLAELVVEHRLEEWEAAELARGLAYDFAKTAYRL, encoded by the coding sequence ATGACGACCCGTCCGCTTCATCTTCATCCCGATCGCCTTCTGCCGGCGAACGCTACCGTCCGGACCATTGCGCGAGGGCTTTACGATAGTGTCAGGGATCTGCCCATCGTCAGCCCTCACGGTCATACCGACCCCCGCTGGTGGGCGCGAAATGATTGCTTCGCCAATGCCACCGATCTGTTGCTGGTGCCCGACCATTATCTGTTCCGGATGCTCTACTCGCAAGGCGTCCGGCTGGAGGAACTGGGTGTGCCCGACGCGACGGGCCGATCGAGCGCCGATCCGCGCACCGCATGGAGGACATTCGCCGAAAACTATCACCTGTTCCGTGGAACTCCTTCGCGGATCTGGCTCGATTGGGTGTTCGCCGAGACCTTCGGTATCGATGTGCGGCTCGACGGAGAAACAGCGGATTTCTACTTCGAGACGATAACTGCCAAGCTCGCGACCGACGCATTTCGTCCGCGTGCGCTGTTCGACCGTTTCGGAATCGAGGTCATCGCCACGACGGAGGGACCGCTCGATACGTTGGAACACCATGCCGCCATACGCGATAGCGAATGGACCGGGCGCGTCATTACAGCCTACCGACCCGATGCGGTCGTCGACCCCGAATTCGAGGGGTTTGCCGATAATCTTGGCGCGCTTTCCGACCTGACGGGAGAAGATTGCGGAACCTGGCGCGGCTATCTTGACGCCCACCGGCAACGGCGCGCCTTCTTCAAGAAGATGGGCGCGACATCGAGCGACCACGGACACCCGACACCGCGCACGGCCGATCTTCCCGATACCGATGCGGCGGCTTTGTTTGACCGGGTGAAGGGTGGTGATGCGAGTAGCGCCGATGCCGAACTGTTCCGCGCGCAGATGCTGACCGAAATGGCCGGAATGAGTAGGGACGACGGATTGGTCATGCAGATTCATCCCGGTTCCTTCCGGAACCACAATCGCCAGCTGTTCGACCGGTTCGGTCGCGACAAGGGCGCCGACATACCGGTCCAGACCGAATATGTCGACGCACTGCGGCCGCTCCTTTCGCGCCACGGCAACGCACGCGATCTGTCGATTATCCTCTTCACGTTGGATGAGACGGCGTATTCGCGCGAACTGGCCCCGCTTGCCGGACATTATCCGTGCCTCAAGCTCGGGCCGGCCTGGTGGTTTCACGACAGTCCGGAGGGGATGCGCCGCTTCCGCCGCCGGACGACCGAGACGGCCGGGTTTTATAACACCGTCGGCTTCAACGACGATACGCGCGCGTTTCTGTCCATTCCGGCGCGGCACGACCTTGCGCGGAGGATCGATTGCGGGTTCCTCGCCGAGCTTGTTGTCGAACACCGTCTCGAAGAATGGGAAGCCGCGGAACTGGCCCGGGGGCTCGCCTACGATTTCGCCAAGACGGCCTATCGGTTGTGA